In Phenylobacterium hankyongense, the sequence CACCACTCCAGGGCGGTCTGGACGCCCACCAGCCGGGGCAGGAACCACGACGAGGCCGCCTCCGGATTGAGCCCTCGCCGCGCGAAGACGAAGCCGTAGCGGGCCTCGGTCGAGGCCAGCCGGATGTCCATGGCCAGCTGCATGGTGGCGCCGATGCCCACCGCGGCGCCGTTCACCGCCGCAATCACCGGCTTCAGGCTGTCGAAGATGCGCAAGGTGAGCAGGCCGCCGCCGTCGCGGTGCAGGCCCGCTTCGGTGCGCGCGGCCAGGGCCTCGCCGCCCCGGGTGTCATAGTCGAAGGTCTGCGCCCCGGCGGAGAGGTCGGCGCCGGCGCAGAAGGCGCGCCCGGACCCGGTGACGATCACCGCGCGCACCGCATCGTCGGCGTCGGTCGTGTCGAACACCGAGATCAGATCCTTCATCATCTGGGTGTTGAAGGCGTTGAGCTTCTCGGGCCGGTTGAGCGTGACGACCGCGACGCCCTCCTCCACCGCATACAGCAAGGTCTCGAACGTCGGCCCGGCCATGGGCTTCTCCCCTTCTTCTGTCGCCGCATAGCGGCCTGCTTGACGGACCGTAGGTCAAGGCCCGCAATAGCCCGCACCTGGGATAAGTCGGCCGCAACTAGAGCGCTGAAGCGCCGCTGGCGGCCGCGGGAGAAGGAAACGCCATGCACCCCGCCGTCCATGCCAAGAGCCACCCCGACCGCCCCGCCTACATCATGGCGGCGAGCGGCGAGGCAGTGACCTACCGGGAGCTGGACGACTGCTCCAACCAGGGCGCGCAGCTGTTCCGGTCCATGGGGCTGAAGGCCGGCGACGTGATCGCGCTGCTGATGGACAACAACCCGCGCTATTTCGAGATCGCCTGGGCCGCGCAGCGGGCGGGCCTCTACTACACCTGCGTCTCCTCCAAGCTGACGGCCGGCGAGGTGGAGTACATCGTCGGCGACTGCGCGGCCCAGGTGCTGATCGCCTCGCCCGGGGTCGGCCCGGTGCTGGACGAGCTGCCGTCGCGGCTTCCCGGCGTGAAGCTGTTCATGACCGGCGAGGCGCGCGCGCCCTACCAGGGTTTCGAGGCCGCCCGCGCCGCCAAGCCCGCCACCCCGGTCGCCGACGAGACGGCCGGCTCGGACATGCTCTACTCCTCCGGCACCACAGGCCGGCCGAAAGGGATAAAGCCGGCGCTCACCGGCGGGCCGATCGACGCGCCCTATGCGCTCGCCATGATGGCGCAGCAGATGTTCGGCTTCCGTCCGGACGGGATCTACCTGTCGCCGGCGCCGCTCTATCACGCCGCCCCGCTGCGCTGGTGCATGAGCGTGCACCGGCTGGGCGGCACCGTGGTGGTGATGGAGAAGTTCGACCCCGAGCAGGCGCTGGCCCTGATCGAGAAATACAAGGTCGACTGCGGCCAGTTCGTGCCGACCCATTTCGTGCGGATGCTGAAGCTGCCGCCGGAGGTCCGGGCCCGCTACGACGTCTCCTCGATGCGCTCGGCGGTGCACGCCGCCGCCCCCTGCCCGATCCCGGTGAAGGAGCAGATGATCGCCTGGTGGGGCCCGGTGATCCACGAATACTACGCCGGCACCGAGGGCAACGGCTTCTGCTACATCGGCTCTGCCGACTGGCTGACCCACAAGGGCTCGGTGGGCCGCGCCCTGATCGGCGAGGTGAAGATCTGCGGCGAGGACGGCGAGCCGCTGCCGCCGCGCACCGAGGGGATCGTCTACTTCGCCGGCGGCGCGCCGCTCAGCTACCACAACGCCCCGGAGAAGGTCGCCGAGGGCACCAACCGGCATGGCTGGACGACGCTGGGCGACGTGGGCTGGGTGGACGAAGAGGGCTTCCTCTACCTCACCGACCGCAAGAGCTTCATGATCATCTCCGGCGGGGTGAACATCTATCCGCAGGAGATCGAGAACCTGCTGATCGGCCACCCGAAGGTGGCCGACGCCGCCGTGGTCGGCGCCCCCGACGAGGAGATGGGCGAGAAGGTGGTGGCGGTGGTCCAGCCGATGGACTGGGCGCAGGCCGGCGACGAGCTGCGCGGCGAGCTGATGGCCTACGCGCGGACCCACCTCAGCCATGTGAAATCGCCGCGGGTGATCGACTTCAT encodes:
- a CDS encoding crotonase/enoyl-CoA hydratase family protein gives rise to the protein MAGPTFETLLYAVEEGVAVVTLNRPEKLNAFNTQMMKDLISVFDTTDADDAVRAVIVTGSGRAFCAGADLSAGAQTFDYDTRGGEALAARTEAGLHRDGGGLLTLRIFDSLKPVIAAVNGAAVGIGATMQLAMDIRLASTEARYGFVFARRGLNPEAASSWFLPRLVGVQTALEWCYTGRLFPAQEARDRGLVRSLHAPNDLLPGALALAREIADNTAPVSIAITRQLIWRMAGAAHPMDAHRADSRGIQARGRSGDAREGVASFLEKRPANYPDRVSSDLPDIWPDWDVPTFR
- a CDS encoding acyl-CoA synthetase, with amino-acid sequence MHPAVHAKSHPDRPAYIMAASGEAVTYRELDDCSNQGAQLFRSMGLKAGDVIALLMDNNPRYFEIAWAAQRAGLYYTCVSSKLTAGEVEYIVGDCAAQVLIASPGVGPVLDELPSRLPGVKLFMTGEARAPYQGFEAARAAKPATPVADETAGSDMLYSSGTTGRPKGIKPALTGGPIDAPYALAMMAQQMFGFRPDGIYLSPAPLYHAAPLRWCMSVHRLGGTVVVMEKFDPEQALALIEKYKVDCGQFVPTHFVRMLKLPPEVRARYDVSSMRSAVHAAAPCPIPVKEQMIAWWGPVIHEYYAGTEGNGFCYIGSADWLTHKGSVGRALIGEVKICGEDGEPLPPRTEGIVYFAGGAPLSYHNAPEKVAEGTNRHGWTTLGDVGWVDEEGFLYLTDRKSFMIISGGVNIYPQEIENLLIGHPKVADAAVVGAPDEEMGEKVVAVVQPMDWAQAGDELRGELMAYARTHLSHVKSPRVIDFMRELPRHATGKLYKRLIRDAYWGKEGSRIV